The Vicia villosa cultivar HV-30 ecotype Madison, WI unplaced genomic scaffold, Vvil1.0 ctg.000368F_1_1, whole genome shotgun sequence nucleotide sequence TAAGGAATGAGGATAAAAAAATGGTATAGTTTcaagagagagaaaataataaaagttaatttttttttcatgttttattaagaatttattttattagtggGATCAGTGGAAAGACACGTACATTTTTATGGATGAAATAAATGCAGTTTAAATATTTCATTATCAAATCATAATGATTTATttaggaaaaaaaatttaaatgtaacTTCAAAAAGGTATTGGAACATCGTataatatattaacaaaattaGCAAAATTTAAAGATTTTCTTGGTATGTATAAAAAGGCTAAAGCAACgtataataaaaaatggagaaaataattatgagaaatttagtaataataattacattcgataataaaatttcttaaaatCTACATTAAATAATAACTTGAgcattattattgtaattatcatttaagagaaattatttaattttcaatttagtaataataattacattaaataataaaatttcttaaattcTACATTAAATGATAACTTGAgcattattattgtaattatcatTTAACTACCTTTAAgatttaagaaaattaaaaatttgaatggaaaactaaaaaaattgggtTTCCACTTTTCATCTTCCGTATAAAAGTTGAATTTTAATAGTTATAATAGATTTCcatttttattgtttcaaaaatgttatataataaataaaagaaaaattaagggtagaaaataaatcattttgtGGTCAACTAACTAATTTGATTTATTATTaccataaaattaatatattcataatgtaattcaattatttcaattaaacTCACATTTATATGTAAGTGTAAActtaacaaaataattaaatatagtaCCTATAATAAAGTTTTAATAAATTACCAATACGATAGTACTTATAATAAAGTTCTAAATATTATTAatcttataataaaatatttataataaagttCTAAATATTATTAATCTTCAATCAACTTGAAATGATTTTGAGTAGTGAGTACCAACTCAATATTAAAAAGCCtctattatgtttaaaatacaaCTAAATTGCAACAAAAAATATGCAAAAACTTACATTCCAATTAAGTGTTTTGACCCTGTAAATAATCATCCGTCCatgttaattattattaaaatttgaatttagaaAATGTTCTACACAAATAGTTAAAATATATTGAAGAAGAAATCTATAATGTATGACCCAAGCACCAAACTGAAACATGTGATTGCATCTTGACGACAATCTTTTCTCAACTTCCGATACTTGTGTTTTGGAGAGTGACAACTCCTCCAAGATGATAGAGAGTTTTGCTGTAGTTGTTTTAAATGCTTATTTGACATTTCCCTTATCAGTAACCTTATCATTTCCTCCCTTTAATTCTTCCTTCAGCAAAGCAATCTCATATTTGTACAGTTAACATACTGTCCACAAATATAGAgcaagttttttaaaattaaagcaaTCTCATATATGTAAAGTTAACATACTGTCCACAAATATAGAgcaagttttttaaaattaaaacacaaagaaaatacAGAATAACTTATGTGTTTTCAATTTTTTGTCTAACAAAAAGCACAAACATGAATAAGCAAAAAAAGCAAAAAGCAATTTTCTCTCGGTGCTTATGTGTTTCCAAATTTCTGTCTGTAGCAAAATCACAAACACGAATAAGCAAAAAGGGATTTTTATTGAGTAATTGCTTCTCTCTGTAACAAAAACAAATACACCAATAAGAAAAAACCTGGGTTAAACTGTTTCAGCTTACGAAATTGAAACAACAACAtactcaaaagaagaagaaaaattagaaaATCTGACTGCAGAGTTTGGAGGAAGGGAAGTTTAGGGTTTGAGGAGATATTGCATTCATATTTATGGGTGCTAATGATGGATATCAAAATTTGAAAGATGTTTGGAAGTTGTGTTTTTTCAAAAAAGGTATTGAATGATTCAAGTCTTTGCAGTTACCAGTGCAAatacaattgatttaaattaaatacgTGTAGCAGTCCTTCATTAAatagtttaaataattaaataataaaaaattacaataaaaattgTGGTGTGACACATAAGCAGCATTAATGACCAAATCAATATTAATCCAGCATTTTGTAATAAGTCAGTTTTGTCCTTATAATTAgcctaatttaaattttaattagatGGATTAAAGTGTAATAACCAGatactttagtttttatatatttataatagattaAACAAAATTGTTCCTACAACAACGTTACTTTGCTCAACACAATTCAAAAACCTAAAAATCTATTGGTCTTCGCCGCAACCGCCATAGCTGTGTACATCACCGCATCTTCGCCGCAACCGCCATAGCTGTGTAGCATCACCGCATCTTCGCCGCAACCGCATAGCTGTGTAGCATCACCGCATCTTCGCGGGTGTTTTGTTGCCGCAACCTCGCCGGAGCCTAGCGttgtcatcttcttcatcttcacatTTCAACTCAGGTATTCTCTAGAGACTAGATACACTTCGTCCTCATCCTATTCATTTCTGAAATTAGATGATTTTAAGTTAGATTGAGTATAAACTTAGTTGAATTTTGTAAAcaaggtgtttgttgaaatgccacAATGAAGAAGTAGACAGACAAATATCCTTTGTTTAAATGCTTGCCAGTTTGACTTTCACTTATTCTTAAAGGGAGGAGGTGATTTTTGCTCTGTATATACACACAAGAACTGCATTACATGCAATGAAAATCAGGAAAGATAGTATTAGTTTATTTGTAACACTAGAATAAGCCCTTGCAAAAACTAGTTCTGCAAATTCAGCTTTACTGAATTCaagaagagttttttttttatggaattcTAGTCCATGTAGTCCTGACTCTACTGAACCATCATCTACAACCTCTGCTGAACCCTCACCACCTGACTCTCCTCAATATCCACACTACTTTATGTTTAATAGTACTTTTTGTTCTTGATCATATACATGAGAGTGAGGCCGAGAATTTGTTTGGTTTAATAATAAGAGGAAGAAAGACAGAAGAAAGTGAAATGTGTGTTTCATAAATGATGATGAGGTTAATGTTGTCATCTGTGTGTGTTGGTTTTTCTGGTTTTCAATGTCTGCGTGTTAAAGAGTTCATATATGCATATAGATATTGGAAAGGTCAAAGATAAAGTATATAGTAAAGTGAAATGATTAGTTAGTCTTAGGCATGGAATCTAATTTACACACTTGGTGGGTGAGTCCAATATTAATGGTTCAAACAAGGTCACATGGAACAGTAAAGTATGATTCAACTTTTAGAAAAGGTACAAAATTCTATAAATCTATATaatacaaaattttataaaaccAACCAATATCTCGAAAGTGCAAAGCAAAGAATATAATAATATCACAGAAAAAACATGGGCATTGTTATTGACTCTCATTTCTTAGCCCTCACAGCCATTATCACCGTAactaaactctctctctctctctctctctctctctctgcattcttAATTCCatcattaatattaattaatctctTTCTTCTACtattattaaactaattaattgCTTGTTCAGATTGTTTATCAGCTTCTGTTTTTCATTGTCATTGCACTTCTCAAATTCGATAAGGTCACTGATTTTGCAGgtactttcttcttcttcttcttcttcttcttctttatcttCCAAAACTATACAATCAATtccatttttgtttatttatttacatatatgATTCTTCAATTTACAAGAAGTACCAATTTCGTTATTGTCGCTGTATTAACCTTAGTACTCAAAGGTTCATGGCATTTTCGCCAGGTAATTGAATTCTAACGTCACTTTCATTTCATTTTTCGAATCAATTTACCTTATTAATGCTATGAAGTTACTCTTTTTTCAGATAATCCTCACTCTCTTTGTTGTATTATGGGGTCTTCGCCTTGGTTTTTTTCTCTTACTCAGGTATAGTTTCAATAACACTTCAATTCTGTTCAAATTATAGGGTTTCATAATTTTCAGTGCTTTTTTTGTATTGTATAATTGCATAATTGAGCATGTTTCTTAGTGTGTGTTTGGTTCTGCGGTGACAAAAATTGATTCTGGTTGAAAGTGAGTTGGATGTAAAATGATTTATAGACCAATTCGTGTTCAATCAAGGTATCGTAGCATGGCACGGTGTTCTAATCGGAAATTTTTTATATAGATTAATTCTTCTGAATTTCTCATGCTCAACTAACATAGTACCAAGACTAGTGTGAATTATCATTGGGTTGACTTTTTGAATGTTTGTTTTTTACTTGATTTCGTTTCTGAATATCCCTTTTCAGGATTTTACAGTGGGGAGAGGATCGCCGTTTTGATGAAATGCGTAGTAATTTGGGGAGATTGGCTGTGTTTTGGATATTTCAggttttttatatgattttctcATCTTTGGTCTTGGTTTTTATTTGATGTCTTGCAGAGTGTTTGATTCGATTTTTTGCAGGCTGTTTGGGTTTGGGCTGTGAGTTTACCTGTTTCAGGTTAGTCTGTTATTACTTTCAAATCAGAGTGTTTTTAAGTTGGTTCAGCAGTTGGATGCGCTTATTTGTGATTCTGTAGTTCTGCTTATTTGGTCCCTAAAGCCTCTGTGAAAACCCTTGTAGGTTATACCTGACAATGCTACTCTTATTATGATTACAATTTATTTGTAGTTGATTATAGTTTATATTTTTGTCTTTCATTGAGCATAGATCCTCCTTATTAGACGTTGATTTGTTTCTGAAGTTGGTTTTTTTATGATTTGGGGTTAAATCTTGTTTGGCTGTCTCTAAAAGTAATTTTCCCCCTGGATGGAAAAAACGTATCAGAGATGAATGAAAAGTGTCCACCATTTAGTATATAACGGTTGAGACAAGTAAATCTTGTTTGGTCTTTTATGAATTGAATAATATTTTGGGGTTGAGATTGGAAGACGATAGACAGCAAAGCACCATACGACTAGTCGTTTTAATACATTTCCTCTATACTTGGCTAAGGGTAACATTTAATGCACACAAATTTCTGTGGATCTTAAACTatacattgcattaaaatcaCTGCGCATAGCTCTAAGATTCTGGTTCAGGGATATAGACAATTCTGTCCCAAATGCTTACCACAACACTGTTTAgtataaaatcaagaaataatgcAGCCCATGATCTAGTAGGAGTTTTTCAGAGTTTAGGTAAGAAATGTAATCttattatttcaggaaagaaGATAGACCTGGTCATAAGAACAGTATTCTTGATATCTTAAATCGTTAGTTTCTGTTTTGTTCTTGAATTGGAACTGCTATGTATTGTATCACTTTCTAGCATTTTTGTATAACAGTGTGTTTTTATGCTGTTTTCATCTTGTTGTATCTATTATTTATGTGATTATGTACTCTTATATTTGAAGTTGATTTGAACATATTCTAAAATGCTTCATGCCCCGTCCGATACATTTATCTATCAAAGCTGATGCAACATATCAACGCATTTAGTACGAGGCATAGATTAATTTATGCTTAATTGTATGCTAGTCCTGTTAACTGTGATGACAAAGATATTGAGGTTAGCATTGGGTTGCAACTTCCATTACAGGTTTAGTTGATCTTTAAGTTAGATAGAAAACGGTGAGATGAATACTAGCTTGATTCACTTGCTATATAAAACCAAATTCTACTATTTGTAAAGTTTAGATTGTGTGTGATAACAAAGTGTGATTTAGCTTTTTCATCTCATCATAGTGTTATGTTCGTATCTTTACAATGCTCGACAATAGCTTTAACACGGTATTGTCGACCGTTGATCAAGCTCTTTCTGCTGCAATCAATTTATTCTTGCTCACCAATCTCATCTAATTTTTGTTCTAATTATTTTTCTAAAtgtatattttgtatattttctTTGGGTCCCCTACTAAGATTTGTTGCACTCTAATTTTTCAGGTTTTGCATTCCTTTGAATTCTCTCAAACTATGCCGCCAAAAAAGTCCAAGAAGAAGAATATATCAACTCAACATGAAGTCACTCAACCTCAATCCAATCAACCCCAACCTATTCCGCACCTTATTCAACCCCAACCCACTCCACCTCAACCTATTCCATATCTTATTCAACCTCAATTCACTCAACCCCAACCTAGTCCTCATATCATTCAACTCACTCAATAACAAGTTCAAGCTCAAGCTCAACCCCAAACTATTCCATATCCAAGTCGGCCTCGACTCACTCAACTCCGGCCACAACCCCAACCTATTCCACGTTCATTTTGACCTCAACTCACTCAACCACTGTCTAGATCTATATCCCAATCCCATCATTCTCATTCTCGTCCTCATTCCGTCCAGAagttgaattttgatttgtacttttttttcattttgacttagtttTTGGATTGTATTGTCTTTTTAACTTGGTTGACAAATGATTAGTAATAACTTGATTTTTTGAATCATTTTTAGTAATGACTATGTAAGTACTTCTTACCAATTATGTTCTATGAATTcaagtttaatttaaattgaaaattataattttattttatattatagttatttaaatatatatatatatatatatatatatatatatatatatatatatatatatatatatatatatatatatatatatatatatataatggttcaaaagtttattaaaataaaaaaattatttaatttgagaaagaaatttcctgcggatttacctgcgataTACAtttcctgcagatttacctgcggaattacctgcgaaaaatattacccacgaaggttttagctggggacataaaaccgcaggaaaatccgcaggaaacacgtttcctgcggaaatttagcaaaaatccgcaggtaattccgcaggaaatacatgtatttctagtagtggatctaacggttcaattttatctttgacatacacgcagtttatatgtgctggaaattaaaatgcggaaatgtaaagtgcggaaagtaaatctacgctattacatcgattgtgcaggaaacgtaaactagcctatttacatgaatttgacatcctatacatttatctaggaattttaaattgcaagaaaaataaaaggcatgtttttggaatttttatgattggttttaattataattaatgcatgattaattaaattaaaatgaagaaaaaagatgaaaatagatttaaacctagaaattaagtttaaaatatgtacaaaatatttgttaattaattttaaaacaaaactaattttttttggaattttt carries:
- the LOC131627562 gene encoding uncharacterized protein LOC131627562, with the protein product MGIVIDSHFLALTAIITIVYQLLFFIVIALLKFDKVTDFAGSTNFVIVAVLTLVLKGSWHFRQIILTLFVVLWGLRLGFFLLLRILQWGEDRRFDEMRSNLGRLAVFWIFQAVWVWAVSLPVSG